One window of Flavobacteriales bacterium genomic DNA carries:
- a CDS encoding T9SS type A sorting domain-containing protein produces MTPTVPCTELISAPTYGHSCGEERAFNTNNSFIYATPVVGATEYQFRIFIPSEGYDETFIRSTYILQLKWNNRPPMVNGSTYSVQVNVKVGTEYSGFCGQTCTITINNGNPRPEASMAQATGTATMWPNPVRESQVNLSIDGIQDADQNITVDIQDIYGKQVFAKEFGNSGERFTTILDLPSDIASGVYMVNITVNGQKTVQRLSIIK; encoded by the coding sequence ATGACGCCGACGGTGCCTTGCACGGAGCTGATCAGCGCGCCCACCTACGGGCACTCTTGCGGCGAGGAACGCGCCTTCAACACCAACAACAGCTTCATCTATGCCACGCCGGTGGTGGGTGCGACGGAGTACCAGTTCCGCATCTTCATCCCCAGCGAAGGCTACGATGAGACCTTCATCCGCAGCACCTACATCCTGCAGTTGAAGTGGAACAACCGTCCGCCGATGGTCAACGGCTCCACCTACAGCGTGCAAGTGAACGTGAAAGTGGGCACGGAATACAGCGGCTTCTGCGGCCAGACCTGTACGATCACCATCAACAACGGCAACCCCCGCCCCGAGGCCAGCATGGCACAAGCCACTGGAACGGCGACGATGTGGCCGAACCCGGTGCGTGAAAGTCAGGTCAATCTGAGCATCGATGGTATCCAGGACGCGGACCAGAACATCACGGTGGACATCCAGGACATCTACGGCAAGCAGGTCTTCGCCAAGGAGTTCGGGAACAGCGGTGAGCGCTTCACCACCATCCTCGACCTGCCGAGCGACATCGCCAGCGGAGTGTACATGGTGAACATCACCGTCAACGGACAGAAGACCGTCCAGCGGTTGAGCATCATCAAGTAA
- a CDS encoding TlpA family protein disulfide reductase, giving the protein MKHSFVFSITLIAGLAGGNLCAQRLQGHIAEAAGGLQVVLSVARGNDFRPVDSVRTDDAGDFSFPEDFKAAGFYRLALNDTDRMDLILDGREPVVDLSFDGIPLVDHVQVRTSDENKRLWEFKYISKETKAVRTAVAQQRLTLLPTDTAQLDLLNAVEQRAMHMEEQYVHQLVHNGNGGYFAKVLTVDDAIRGVRGNGPMAVAATCDFSDPELMRSSVYDKAVMVFLQNLNVVIEDQFIVGADTLMHLAERNPECRSYMLDHLIDLFSTYGPETALQHLVDRYVVPDGDSGSVAPELRAKVKALMQVSVGSTAPDVDLNDRGVITPLSKLVKANTYTALFFYSSTCEHCHAQMPMLKKDRARFLAKGFRVIGIALDVDSVDFLKSIEENAIPWKCYSEFNGWGSKAAQAFMIKATPSFFLLDDKMRIVAKPVDAEELSRVLQNRY; this is encoded by the coding sequence ATGAAGCATTCGTTCGTATTCTCCATCACACTGATCGCGGGGCTGGCGGGGGGCAACCTTTGCGCGCAGCGCCTGCAAGGCCATATCGCAGAGGCCGCAGGGGGCTTGCAGGTCGTACTTTCCGTGGCCCGGGGCAACGACTTCAGGCCCGTTGATTCCGTCCGGACGGATGATGCCGGTGATTTCAGTTTCCCGGAAGACTTCAAAGCAGCCGGCTTTTATCGCTTGGCATTGAACGACACGGACCGGATGGATCTCATCCTGGATGGCCGCGAGCCGGTGGTGGACCTCAGCTTTGACGGCATCCCCCTCGTGGACCATGTTCAGGTCCGCACCTCGGACGAGAACAAGCGATTGTGGGAATTCAAGTACATTTCCAAAGAGACCAAGGCCGTGCGTACCGCTGTGGCCCAGCAGAGACTGACGCTGCTCCCGACGGATACGGCGCAATTGGATCTGTTGAATGCCGTGGAGCAACGGGCCATGCACATGGAGGAACAGTATGTCCACCAACTCGTCCACAATGGGAATGGAGGCTATTTTGCCAAGGTGCTCACAGTGGATGACGCCATACGGGGTGTTAGGGGGAATGGACCTATGGCAGTGGCCGCCACCTGTGACTTCAGTGACCCTGAGCTGATGCGCTCCTCCGTCTATGACAAGGCCGTGATGGTGTTCCTGCAAAATCTCAACGTGGTCATCGAGGACCAGTTCATTGTGGGCGCCGACACGCTCATGCACCTTGCGGAACGCAACCCCGAATGCCGGTCCTACATGCTCGATCACCTCATCGACCTGTTCTCCACCTATGGCCCGGAGACCGCCTTGCAACATTTGGTCGATCGATATGTGGTGCCTGATGGGGACAGCGGTTCAGTCGCACCGGAATTGCGTGCCAAGGTGAAGGCCCTCATGCAGGTTTCCGTGGGAAGCACCGCACCGGATGTCGATCTCAACGATCGCGGTGTGATCACGCCATTGTCGAAATTGGTCAAGGCCAATACCTATACCGCGCTATTCTTTTACTCCAGTACTTGCGAGCATTGCCATGCCCAAATGCCCATGTTGAAAAAGGACCGGGCCCGATTCTTGGCCAAGGGCTTCCGCGTCATTGGCATCGCACTGGATGTGGACAGCGTGGATTTCCTGAAGAGCATCGAAGAGAATGCCATTCCTTGGAAGTGCTACAGTGAGTTCAACGGATGGGGTTCCAAAGCGGCCCAAGCCTTCATGATAAAGGCGACCCCCAGTTTCTTCCTGCTGGATGATAAGATGCGGATCGTGGCAAAGCCGGTGGATGCGGAGGAGTTGAGCCGGGTCCTGCAAAACCGCTATTAG
- a CDS encoding SDR family NAD(P)-dependent oxidoreductase has protein sequence MTEQKDSMPGTARLVLVTGASRGVGRATAKALVELHGCTVVAVSRDEDCLASLKTECGDRAGLLEALQVDLVSTSGIEDVRRHLAGRRLHGLVNNAGLLIKREWGEWTEDDLQRLYLLNASVPLLLSQALSSLLEGDPPGHIVNIGSMGGFQGSVKFPGLAAYSASKAALANTTECMAEELKDRGVRCNCICLGAVDTAMLRTAFPGYTAPVGAEEVGRYISRFVVEGHNLFNGKVLPLAVSTP, from the coding sequence ATGACGGAACAGAAGGACAGTATGCCCGGAACTGCACGATTAGTTTTGGTCACCGGTGCCAGCCGCGGTGTAGGGCGGGCGACAGCAAAGGCATTAGTGGAACTGCATGGTTGCACGGTCGTTGCCGTTTCGCGAGATGAGGACTGTCTGGCGTCCTTAAAAACGGAATGCGGCGATAGGGCAGGGCTGCTGGAGGCGCTGCAAGTGGACCTGGTCTCCACGAGCGGTATTGAAGATGTGAGGCGGCATCTGGCCGGGAGAAGGCTGCACGGCTTGGTGAACAACGCCGGCCTGCTGATCAAGCGGGAATGGGGGGAGTGGACGGAGGACGACCTGCAAAGGCTCTACCTGCTCAATGCTTCCGTGCCTCTTTTGCTATCCCAAGCGCTTAGTTCCTTACTGGAAGGGGATCCTCCCGGGCACATCGTGAACATCGGCAGCATGGGCGGCTTTCAAGGCAGTGTGAAGTTCCCTGGCCTGGCCGCATACAGCGCCAGCAAGGCCGCACTGGCCAACACCACCGAGTGCATGGCCGAGGAGTTGAAGGACCGCGGGGTACGGTGCAATTGCATCTGCTTGGGCGCCGTGGACACCGCAATGTTGCGTACCGCCTTCCCCGGATACACCGCTCCGGTCGGTGCGGAAGAGGTGGGACGGTACATTTCCAGGTTCGTGGTGGAGGGCCATAATCTCTTCAACGGCAAGGTGTTGCCCTTGGCCGTGAGTACCCCATAA
- the mtgA gene encoding monofunctional biosynthetic peptidoglycan transglycosylase → MLRRFFTVFAATAFWALLVCVLWVLLLLIVPPPVTWEMVAQAKAQGGVERTWVPLSKISPAMPLAVIAAEDQKFFDHFGFDMEAMRKAMAHNDRSKRVRGASTISQQTAKNVFLWPGRNFVRKGLEAWFTLLMETFWSKDRILEMYLNVAETGKGRFGAEATAQHCFKRSASKLTDSQAALIAAVLPSPRRFNACSPSAFVQRRQAWILRQMRQLGNQMDPLERERLNDLRDRREKRHKR, encoded by the coding sequence ATGCTGCGACGCTTTTTCACCGTATTTGCCGCCACTGCATTTTGGGCTTTGCTCGTGTGCGTGCTCTGGGTCCTGCTATTGCTTATCGTTCCTCCACCGGTAACGTGGGAGATGGTCGCGCAGGCCAAGGCCCAAGGTGGTGTTGAGCGCACGTGGGTGCCGCTGTCAAAGATCTCCCCGGCCATGCCATTGGCCGTCATCGCTGCGGAAGACCAGAAGTTCTTCGACCACTTCGGATTCGATATGGAGGCCATGCGGAAGGCAATGGCGCATAACGACCGCAGCAAGCGCGTGCGTGGTGCGAGCACCATCAGCCAGCAGACCGCCAAGAACGTCTTCCTCTGGCCGGGTAGGAATTTTGTGCGCAAAGGCCTGGAGGCCTGGTTCACGCTGTTGATGGAGACCTTTTGGTCGAAGGACCGCATTCTGGAGATGTACCTCAACGTGGCCGAGACCGGGAAGGGCCGCTTTGGCGCGGAGGCTACCGCGCAGCACTGTTTTAAGCGTTCGGCGTCCAAGCTCACGGATTCACAGGCCGCGCTTATCGCAGCTGTGTTGCCGTCACCGCGCAGGTTCAATGCCTGTTCTCCCTCGGCTTTCGTGCAACGCAGGCAGGCGTGGATACTGCGCCAGATGAGGCAGCTCGGGAACCAGATGGATCCCCTGGAGCGCGAGCGCTTGAACGACCTCCGCGATCGTCGCGAGAAAAGGCACAAGCGTTGA
- a CDS encoding sigma-70 family RNA polymerase sigma factor, whose protein sequence is MDDTSTISLVLAGDRSAFVSLMERYMHMVHTVAFRVLRNELDAEEATQDTFLKAYQRLAEFKGEGKFSTWLYSIAYRTAITALRRRKEVPNSLDELSEVGKEPTTAWVEPMDERAAILDKALRTLSPEDAAVMTMFYLEELSVEEIVTVTGMSASNVKVKLHRCRKRLYDVLHLQLKNETWTLVTSA, encoded by the coding sequence TTGGACGACACCAGCACCATATCCTTGGTCCTTGCGGGCGACCGCAGCGCCTTTGTCTCCCTGATGGAGCGCTATATGCACATGGTGCATACAGTGGCCTTCCGGGTGCTCAGGAATGAGCTGGATGCGGAAGAGGCTACGCAGGACACGTTCTTGAAGGCCTACCAGCGGCTGGCGGAATTCAAGGGCGAAGGGAAATTCTCAACGTGGCTCTACAGCATCGCATACCGCACGGCGATCACGGCGTTGCGGCGGCGAAAGGAGGTCCCCAATTCACTCGATGAGCTTTCCGAAGTTGGAAAAGAGCCGACCACCGCATGGGTGGAACCGATGGATGAACGGGCCGCGATCCTTGACAAGGCGTTGCGGACCTTGTCCCCGGAGGACGCCGCGGTGATGACGATGTTCTACTTGGAGGAGCTGAGCGTGGAGGAGATCGTAACCGTTACCGGGATGAGCGCGTCCAATGTGAAGGTGAAACTGCACCGGTGCCGGAAGCGCTTATATGACGTGCTGCACCTGCAATTGAAGAATGAGACATGGACTTTGGTGACGAGCGCGTAA
- the purL gene encoding phosphoribosylformylglycinamidine synthase subunit PurL, giving the protein MPTKTKLAPADQAATLETAKKLGLIEEEYTRIQEILGRVPNFTELGIYSAMWSEHCSYKNSIALLKTLPRKGPKLLVEAGEENAGLIDIGDGWACAFKIESHNHPSAIEPYQGAATGVGGINRDIFTMGARPIAQLNSLRFGDIANQASSRWHMRGVVKGIGDYGNAFGVPVLGGEVYFDPCYTTNPLVNAMSVGIMRADKLISATSHGVGNPVYIVGSATGKDGIHGASFASKDITGTSMDDLPAVQVGDPFMEKLLLEASLELAQTDAIIGMQDMGAAGITCSTSEMSAKGGCGMDVYLDKVPLRQEDMRPWEILLSESQERMLVVVKKGRDQEVKDIFEKWDLHCVKIGTVTEGDTLRFFWQKELVAEVPAESLVLGGGAPVYKRQSKEPAYIAENKKFKTDMVPVPQDLEQVAYELLASPNIASKRWVSEQYDTMVRTGNMSTNAPSDAGLVLLKEAGGNKALAVTVDCNARYVQADPYVGTMIAVSEAARNIVCSGGEPAGVTNCLNFGNPYDPEVYWQFEQAINGMSEACIEFKTPVTGGNVSFYNQSVIEGNEVAVFPTPTIGMVGVVPDIKNRMTLAFQQKGDLIFIIGKITDDIACSEYLVRHHNIHRSPAPYFDLAQEHLVHVITSHLIKRGLVTAVHDVSDGGLWTALVEMGMPNGLGFDIVTDSEVRPDAFLFGEGQGRVVVTITQAQEDGFLDLMRLSKVPFLLLGHVTKGKFMVDDESFGNVLDASAVYEGAIPQIMDEQ; this is encoded by the coding sequence ATGCCAACAAAGACCAAACTCGCGCCCGCCGATCAGGCGGCAACCCTCGAAACAGCCAAGAAATTGGGCCTGATCGAAGAGGAATACACGCGCATTCAGGAGATCCTCGGCCGCGTGCCCAACTTCACCGAGCTCGGCATCTACAGCGCGATGTGGAGCGAACACTGCTCCTATAAGAATTCCATCGCACTGCTGAAGACCCTTCCACGGAAAGGTCCCAAGCTGTTGGTAGAGGCGGGCGAGGAGAACGCTGGGCTCATCGATATCGGCGATGGTTGGGCCTGTGCCTTCAAGATCGAAAGCCACAACCACCCCAGTGCCATCGAACCTTACCAGGGTGCCGCAACCGGCGTGGGCGGCATCAACCGCGACATCTTCACCATGGGTGCCCGGCCCATCGCGCAGCTCAACTCGCTCCGCTTCGGAGACATCGCCAATCAGGCCAGCAGCCGTTGGCACATGCGCGGCGTGGTGAAGGGCATCGGTGACTACGGCAATGCCTTCGGGGTGCCCGTGCTCGGGGGCGAGGTCTACTTCGATCCCTGCTACACCACCAATCCGCTGGTGAACGCAATGAGCGTGGGCATCATGCGCGCGGACAAGTTGATCAGTGCGACCTCCCATGGCGTGGGCAACCCGGTCTATATCGTGGGCAGCGCCACCGGGAAGGACGGCATACACGGTGCCTCGTTCGCCAGCAAGGACATTACCGGCACCAGCATGGACGACCTCCCTGCCGTGCAGGTGGGCGACCCTTTCATGGAGAAACTGCTGTTGGAAGCTTCCTTGGAATTGGCACAGACCGATGCCATCATCGGCATGCAGGACATGGGCGCTGCGGGTATCACCTGTAGCACCAGTGAGATGAGCGCGAAGGGCGGTTGCGGCATGGACGTCTATTTGGACAAGGTGCCCCTGCGCCAGGAAGACATGCGTCCGTGGGAGATCCTTCTCAGCGAAAGCCAGGAGCGCATGCTCGTGGTGGTGAAGAAGGGACGCGATCAGGAGGTGAAGGACATTTTTGAGAAGTGGGACCTGCACTGCGTGAAGATCGGTACCGTGACTGAAGGCGATACACTACGCTTCTTCTGGCAGAAGGAGCTCGTGGCCGAGGTGCCAGCGGAAAGCCTCGTCCTGGGCGGCGGGGCTCCGGTGTACAAGCGGCAGAGCAAAGAACCGGCGTACATCGCCGAGAACAAGAAGTTCAAGACCGACATGGTGCCGGTGCCGCAGGACCTGGAACAGGTAGCCTATGAACTTTTGGCCAGCCCCAACATCGCCAGCAAGCGCTGGGTGAGCGAGCAGTACGATACCATGGTGCGCACCGGAAACATGAGCACCAACGCACCCAGCGATGCGGGACTGGTGCTGTTGAAAGAGGCCGGTGGGAACAAAGCCCTTGCGGTCACGGTGGATTGCAATGCCCGCTACGTGCAGGCCGACCCGTACGTGGGCACCATGATCGCTGTGAGCGAGGCCGCTCGCAACATCGTATGCAGCGGAGGGGAACCGGCCGGCGTCACCAACTGCCTCAACTTCGGGAATCCGTACGACCCCGAGGTTTATTGGCAGTTCGAACAGGCCATCAATGGCATGAGCGAGGCCTGCATCGAATTCAAGACGCCCGTTACCGGCGGGAACGTCAGCTTCTACAACCAATCCGTGATCGAAGGCAACGAGGTCGCCGTGTTCCCCACGCCCACCATCGGCATGGTCGGCGTGGTGCCGGACATCAAGAACCGCATGACCTTGGCCTTTCAGCAGAAGGGCGACCTCATCTTCATCATCGGAAAGATCACCGACGACATCGCTTGTAGCGAATACTTGGTGCGCCACCACAACATCCACCGCTCACCTGCCCCCTACTTCGATCTGGCCCAGGAGCACTTGGTCCATGTGATCACCTCACACCTCATCAAACGCGGGCTGGTCACGGCCGTGCATGACGTCAGCGACGGTGGCCTATGGACCGCTCTGGTGGAAATGGGCATGCCGAACGGGCTTGGATTCGACATTGTCACCGATAGCGAGGTCCGCCCGGATGCCTTCCTCTTCGGTGAAGGCCAAGGCCGCGTGGTCGTTACCATCACCCAAGCCCAAGAGGACGGCTTCCTTGACCTGATGCGCCTGAGCAAAGTGCCGTTCTTGCTGCTTGGCCACGTTACCAAGGGCAAGTTCATGGTGGACGATGAATCCTTCGGCAACGTTCTGGATGCCAGTGCCGTGTACGAGGGGGCCATTCCGCAGATCATGGACGAACAATAG
- a CDS encoding DUF1343 domain-containing protein has translation MRRAMKCAKPMGIAAKIAVLVALFGCNGPVPAQEAGAAVIEAAPYANAKIKVGAERTAEYIPLLRGKRVAVVTNQTGMIGPVHLVDSLVSIGMNVVKVFAPEHGFRGEADAGEHVADEQDKQTGLPVISLYGKNKKPQPTQLADVDVVLFDIQDVGVRFFTYISTVHYVMEAVAEQHKQMIVLDRPNPNGFYVDGPVLDTAFESFVGMDPVPLVHGMTVGEYARMVNGEGWLKGGVKCDLTLIPCTGYDHSSYYELPEKPSPNLPNMAAVYLYPALGLFEGTVVSVGRGTDRPFQCIGYPGCPLGTFAFTPRSVPGARNPPYKDEACTGMDLSSFGEFYSRMDPRLNLEWLIGMYNASTDKGKFFNAFFDKLAGGTALRKAIIADRSEEDIRATWQADLEDFKRMRKPYLLYSEE, from the coding sequence ATGCGGCGGGCGATGAAATGTGCGAAGCCCATGGGGATCGCGGCGAAGATAGCCGTGCTCGTGGCGCTCTTCGGATGTAATGGCCCGGTGCCGGCGCAGGAAGCCGGTGCCGCGGTGATCGAAGCAGCTCCTTACGCCAATGCGAAGATCAAAGTAGGAGCGGAGCGGACCGCTGAATACATCCCCTTGCTGCGCGGAAAACGCGTCGCCGTGGTCACCAACCAGACCGGCATGATCGGCCCGGTACATCTGGTGGATTCACTGGTCTCCATCGGCATGAACGTGGTGAAGGTCTTCGCGCCCGAACACGGCTTTCGCGGCGAGGCCGATGCGGGCGAGCATGTGGCCGATGAGCAGGACAAGCAAACCGGTCTTCCGGTGATCTCGCTCTATGGCAAGAACAAGAAGCCGCAACCCACGCAACTCGCTGATGTGGATGTGGTGCTCTTCGACATTCAAGATGTGGGTGTTCGCTTCTTCACCTACATCAGCACTGTGCATTATGTGATGGAAGCGGTCGCCGAGCAGCACAAGCAGATGATCGTACTGGACCGGCCCAACCCCAACGGTTTCTATGTGGACGGCCCTGTGCTGGACACCGCGTTCGAGTCCTTCGTCGGCATGGACCCCGTGCCGCTGGTCCATGGCATGACGGTTGGAGAGTATGCACGAATGGTCAATGGCGAAGGCTGGCTGAAGGGTGGTGTGAAGTGCGACCTCACCTTGATCCCCTGCACGGGATACGATCATTCCAGCTACTACGAGCTTCCGGAAAAACCTTCACCGAACCTGCCGAACATGGCAGCCGTGTACCTCTATCCCGCGCTGGGCCTGTTCGAAGGGACGGTAGTAAGCGTTGGACGCGGTACTGATCGGCCTTTCCAGTGCATTGGCTATCCGGGTTGCCCGCTCGGAACGTTCGCGTTCACCCCGCGCTCCGTCCCCGGGGCAAGGAACCCGCCATACAAGGATGAGGCCTGCACCGGCATGGATCTCAGTTCGTTCGGCGAGTTCTACAGCCGGATGGACCCAAGGCTGAACCTGGAGTGGCTCATCGGCATGTACAACGCCAGCACGGACAAGGGCAAGTTCTTCAATGCCTTCTTCGACAAGCTCGCAGGAGGAACGGCGCTGCGCAAGGCTATCATCGCCGACCGTTCCGAGGAGGACATCCGCGCCACCTGGCAGGCCGATCTGGAGGATTTCAAGCGGATGCGCAAGCCCTATTTGCTGTATTCGGAGGAGTAG
- a CDS encoding ABC transporter permease, with product MGFAHFIARRILSDRDRQDRLSRPIVLIAILGIVIGMAVMLLTVGISTGFQGEVRAKVTGAGAHIEILPLTQSDPKESSRVNIHQSFYPFLDNVPGIEHIQVFALKPGIVETDKEIQGVVVKGVGADHDWSFMRAHLLKGTVLNIGDSVRNEVLISNWMAKRLRLDVGDQLVVYLIKGREDIRPRKFRVTGIYETGLEKIDHQVVYVDIAHIQRFAQWGLQAEISVSDIDHADGVQIEGLAFGGDLSYSYDWPGTKLHGKGPHTICTATDTTLMLVVNDNNGTLPDTAWVTLHPKEKLPSAACLPASALAITRRSTGGSSKDYCGGFEVALKDFRDLTTMDDLIYRDYLGAGLRTVTVRERFPEIFSWLELLDTNVIVVIVLMVLVAIINMTSALLIIILERTNMIGVLKALGTSNGTIRRIFLIDAAYILGIGIVLGDLLGIGLALLQKQFGLARLPIESYYVDKVPVDLSLGPIVALNVGVLLVCVLALVIPSMYVSRIAPAKAIRFT from the coding sequence ATGGGCTTCGCACATTTCATCGCCCGCCGCATCCTTAGCGACAGGGACCGGCAAGACCGGCTCTCACGGCCTATCGTGCTCATTGCGATACTTGGCATTGTCATCGGCATGGCGGTGATGCTCCTCACCGTGGGGATCAGTACGGGCTTCCAAGGCGAAGTCCGGGCCAAAGTAACAGGCGCCGGGGCGCACATCGAGATCCTCCCTTTGACGCAGAGCGATCCGAAGGAGTCGTCCCGGGTGAATATCCACCAGTCCTTTTACCCCTTTCTTGACAACGTGCCCGGTATCGAGCACATCCAGGTCTTCGCCTTGAAGCCGGGCATCGTGGAGACGGACAAGGAGATCCAGGGCGTGGTGGTGAAGGGTGTTGGTGCGGACCATGACTGGAGTTTTATGCGCGCCCACCTGCTGAAAGGGACCGTGCTGAACATCGGCGACAGCGTGCGCAACGAGGTATTGATCAGCAACTGGATGGCCAAGCGGTTGCGGCTGGACGTCGGCGATCAACTTGTGGTATATCTGATCAAGGGCCGTGAGGACATCCGCCCGCGCAAGTTCCGGGTGACGGGGATCTATGAGACCGGCTTGGAGAAGATCGATCATCAGGTGGTGTATGTGGACATCGCACATATCCAGCGCTTCGCGCAATGGGGCCTGCAGGCGGAGATCAGCGTTTCGGACATCGATCATGCGGACGGAGTGCAGATCGAAGGGCTGGCGTTCGGCGGCGACCTGTCCTACAGCTACGATTGGCCGGGAACGAAGCTGCACGGAAAGGGGCCGCACACGATCTGCACCGCGACAGACACGACATTGATGCTTGTGGTGAACGACAACAACGGCACCTTGCCCGATACGGCCTGGGTCACGCTTCATCCCAAGGAGAAGCTTCCATCCGCGGCCTGCCTGCCCGCGAGCGCGCTGGCGATCACGCGGCGTTCCACCGGTGGAAGTTCCAAGGACTACTGCGGTGGCTTTGAGGTGGCCCTGAAGGATTTCCGGGACCTGACCACGATGGACGACCTGATCTACCGCGACTATCTGGGCGCCGGCCTCCGCACGGTGACGGTGCGGGAGCGCTTCCCGGAGATCTTCTCCTGGCTGGAGTTGCTGGATACCAACGTGATCGTGGTGATCGTGCTGATGGTGCTGGTGGCGATCATCAACATGACCTCGGCGTTGCTGATCATCATACTGGAGCGCACGAACATGATCGGCGTCCTGAAAGCGCTGGGCACGAGCAACGGCACCATCCGTCGCATCTTCCTGATCGATGCGGCCTACATCCTCGGCATCGGCATCGTGCTGGGCGATCTGTTAGGCATCGGGCTTGCGCTGTTGCAAAAGCAGTTCGGGCTGGCCCGGCTTCCGATCGAGAGCTACTACGTGGACAAAGTACCGGTGGACCTCTCCCTCGGCCCCATCGTGGCGCTGAATGTCGGCGTGCTGTTGGTCTGCGTGCTGGCGTTGGTGATCCCCAGCATGTATGTGTCGCGCATCGCTCCGGCGAAGGCGATACGGTTCACATAG
- a CDS encoding pyridoxal-phosphate dependent enzyme: protein MKIHENILSTVGNTPMVKLNRLVADLPCTVLAKVETFNPGNSIKDRMALKMIADAEKSGLLKPGGTIIEGTSGNTGMGLAMAAIIKGYKCIFTTTDKQSKEKVDALRAFGAEVIVCPTNVEPEDPRSYYSVSSRLEKETPNSWKANQYDNPSNSKAHYESTGPEIWDQTDGKITHLVVGVGTGGTISGTGRYLKEKNPAIQVWGIDTYGSVFTKYKETGILDPNEIYPYITEGIGEDMLPQNVDFSLIDHFEKVTDRDAAIYTRKITRDEGIFVGNSAGAAMAGLMQMKHMLKAGDVVVVIFHDHGTRYLGKMFNDDWMRERGFLVEEKPTAGDLLKGRDTELVSVEADEPVLLAIDRMRAHNIDQLPVMENGKPVGTITDARLFDAILEDTDVRHQKARVVMDKPLPIVGPEATLAEIAKQLGNGSQAVLVKMQERYGIITKQDIIGKLK, encoded by the coding sequence ATGAAGATCCACGAGAACATCCTGAGCACCGTCGGCAATACGCCCATGGTGAAATTGAACCGCTTGGTGGCGGACCTGCCCTGCACCGTATTGGCGAAGGTTGAAACGTTCAACCCCGGCAACAGCATCAAGGACCGCATGGCGCTGAAGATGATCGCCGATGCGGAAAAAAGCGGCCTGTTGAAGCCCGGCGGCACCATCATCGAGGGCACCAGTGGCAACACCGGCATGGGCTTGGCGATGGCAGCGATCATCAAGGGCTACAAGTGCATCTTCACCACCACCGACAAGCAGAGCAAGGAGAAAGTGGATGCCCTGCGCGCCTTCGGGGCCGAGGTGATCGTCTGCCCCACCAATGTGGAGCCCGAAGATCCCCGCTCCTATTATTCCGTGAGCTCACGGCTGGAAAAGGAAACGCCGAACAGCTGGAAGGCCAACCAGTACGACAACCCGAGCAACAGCAAGGCGCACTATGAAAGCACCGGTCCGGAGATCTGGGACCAGACCGACGGCAAGATCACCCACTTGGTGGTGGGCGTGGGTACAGGCGGTACCATCAGTGGAACGGGGCGCTACCTGAAAGAGAAAAACCCTGCGATCCAGGTGTGGGGCATTGACACGTACGGGTCTGTCTTCACGAAGTACAAAGAGACGGGCATCCTGGACCCCAATGAGATCTATCCGTACATCACTGAGGGCATCGGCGAGGACATGCTTCCGCAGAACGTGGACTTCAGCCTGATCGACCACTTCGAGAAGGTGACGGATCGCGACGCGGCGATCTATACGCGCAAGATCACCCGCGACGAGGGCATCTTCGTGGGCAACAGCGCGGGCGCGGCCATGGCGGGGCTGATGCAGATGAAGCACATGCTGAAGGCGGGCGACGTGGTGGTGGTGATCTTCCACGACCACGGAACGCGCTACCTCGGCAAGATGTTCAACGACGATTGGATGCGCGAGCGTGGTTTCTTGGTGGAGGAAAAGCCAACTGCCGGCGACCTGCTGAAAGGGAGGGACACCGAACTCGTGAGCGTGGAAGCTGATGAGCCCGTACTGCTTGCGATCGACCGGATGCGTGCGCACAACATCGACCAATTGCCGGTGATGGAGAACGGGAAGCCGGTCGGCACCATCACGGATGCGCGCCTCTTCGACGCCATCCTCGAAGACACGGATGTGCGCCACCAAAAAGCACGCGTGGTGATGGATAAGCCCTTGCCGATCGTAGGGCCGGAAGCCACCTTGGCGGAGATCGCTAAGCAGTTGGGCAACGGCAGCCAAGCCGTGCTAGTGAAGATGCAGGAGCGCTACGGCATCATTACAAAGCAGGACATCATTGGGAAGTTGAAGTAG